In Sphingobacterium thalpophilum, a genomic segment contains:
- a CDS encoding RagB/SusD family nutrient uptake outer membrane protein, which translates to MKKRNIITVLGISLTLLASCGKSFLERDPQAELPESQIVNSKGIEASLIGVYGILNGNVNGTWGNYSSAPSQWLFGEVAGDNAHKGSEATDQPNMNMIEFHTPNSSNDNLSQMWEVYYEGVLRANNTLRILKADQAGEKTVTAARAKEIEGEARVLRAHYYFYLWRVFKNLAYVDENTTDDEAKTKPNKDDVLPKIIDDLKAGIANLPATKINSQAGRMDQNIAKAYLGKVFLYQKKYADALVLFKEVIGAKDLRTMPYQNNFDVLTKDGPEALLVSKHVINPDGSGDNANVGDMLSGLNGSNPVGCCGFYQPTIDLVNAYKVDANGLPLLDGSYRNNPYKSDFGLSDDAKKTYKLDVTLRFDPRLDYTVGRRGVNFYDYGVMPGDAWIREVSSGGPFVGIKTMIPKSLHATHTASGAAYITDLDVNIIRLADVVLMAAECQVELGDLGAAMNLVNAVRERAAKLPPKTTGDNVAAAVYVVKPYTSFPDQNYARKAVRFERRLELAMEGHRFYDLVRWGEAKTVLESYATFEGGFMARYKGLNYKPQNDYFPIPQSQIDRSGGALTQNQGY; encoded by the coding sequence ATGAAAAAAAGAAATATAATTACAGTTTTAGGTATATCATTGACTTTATTAGCCTCTTGTGGAAAATCTTTTTTGGAGCGTGATCCGCAAGCAGAATTGCCTGAGTCTCAGATTGTAAATTCAAAAGGTATAGAGGCCTCTCTTATCGGGGTGTATGGAATATTAAACGGCAATGTCAACGGTACCTGGGGGAATTACTCTTCGGCGCCTAGCCAATGGTTGTTTGGTGAAGTTGCTGGAGATAATGCACATAAAGGATCTGAGGCAACCGATCAACCGAACATGAATATGATCGAATTTCATACGCCAAATAGTTCGAACGACAACCTGAGTCAAATGTGGGAAGTTTATTATGAGGGCGTATTAAGGGCAAATAATACGTTGCGTATTCTGAAGGCTGACCAAGCAGGTGAAAAAACGGTAACGGCTGCACGTGCGAAGGAAATAGAAGGTGAGGCCCGAGTATTGCGAGCGCATTATTATTTTTATTTATGGCGTGTTTTCAAAAATCTAGCGTATGTTGATGAGAACACAACAGATGATGAGGCTAAAACGAAACCGAATAAGGATGATGTACTTCCGAAGATTATTGACGATTTAAAAGCAGGAATAGCGAATTTGCCAGCGACAAAAATCAATAGCCAGGCCGGACGTATGGATCAGAATATCGCGAAAGCTTATCTGGGTAAAGTTTTCCTCTACCAGAAAAAATATGCGGATGCGTTAGTTTTGTTTAAGGAAGTTATAGGTGCAAAGGATCTACGTACGATGCCGTACCAAAATAACTTTGATGTACTTACAAAAGACGGCCCAGAGGCATTATTGGTATCGAAGCATGTGATTAATCCAGATGGATCTGGTGATAATGCCAATGTTGGTGATATGTTGTCTGGATTAAATGGAAGTAATCCTGTAGGTTGTTGTGGTTTCTATCAGCCGACCATTGATTTGGTTAATGCCTATAAAGTCGATGCAAATGGATTACCATTGTTAGATGGTTCTTATCGAAATAATCCATATAAATCAGATTTCGGTTTGTCCGATGACGCAAAGAAAACATATAAACTTGATGTTACGCTTCGTTTTGACCCACGTTTAGATTATACGGTTGGCCGTAGAGGTGTGAATTTCTATGATTATGGTGTCATGCCAGGTGATGCATGGATTCGTGAGGTGAGCTCGGGTGGACCATTTGTTGGTATAAAAACAATGATTCCGAAGAGTTTGCATGCAACACATACTGCGTCAGGAGCGGCATATATTACTGACTTGGATGTTAATATTATTCGTTTAGCTGATGTTGTTTTAATGGCAGCTGAATGTCAGGTTGAATTAGGCGATTTAGGTGCAGCAATGAATCTGGTAAATGCAGTTCGTGAGCGTGCGGCAAAATTACCTCCTAAAACGACTGGCGATAATGTAGCAGCGGCGGTATATGTTGTTAAACCTTATACTTCTTTCCCAGACCAAAATTATGCGCGCAAAGCTGTTCGTTTTGAACGTCGTTTAGAATTAGCGATGGAAGGACATCGTTTCTATGACCTTGTGCGTTGGGGGGAGGCGAAAACTGTATTGGAAAGCTACGCAACGTTTGAAGGCGGTTTTATGGCTCGCTATAAAGGCTTAAACTATAAACCTCAAAATGATTACTTCCCAATTCCACAATCGCAGATTGACAGAAGTGGTGGAGCTCTGACACAAAATCAAGGATATTAA
- a CDS encoding TIM barrel protein produces MNSRRDFLKNLALASAGIALAPSLESFAAAKKDWFDISLAEWSLHKSLFKGDLNNLDFPVLAAKKYGIYGVEYVNQFFKDKANDNNYLTELNMRAKDNGVRNVLIMIDGEGNLGDEDETKRKQAVQNHYKWISAANFLGCHAIRVNAAGKGTPEEVSKRVVESLTTLSDIGKKAGISIIVENHGGISSHGDWLANTLKAVGSKYCGSLPDLGNFYEYDRYQGVTDLMPYAHGVSAKTHDFDANGNETQIDYERMLKIVKKAKFKGYVGIEYEGSKLSEEEGIFATKKLLERLRPLI; encoded by the coding sequence ATGAATTCAAGAAGAGATTTTCTTAAAAACCTTGCACTAGCGTCTGCTGGTATAGCATTAGCTCCCTCTTTGGAGAGTTTTGCGGCAGCAAAGAAAGATTGGTTTGACATTTCCTTGGCTGAATGGTCATTGCATAAATCCTTGTTCAAGGGAGATTTGAACAATTTGGATTTTCCGGTATTAGCTGCCAAAAAATACGGTATCTATGGGGTGGAATATGTGAATCAGTTTTTTAAGGATAAGGCTAATGATAATAACTACCTTACTGAGCTAAATATGCGTGCAAAAGATAATGGTGTACGTAATGTACTCATTATGATTGATGGTGAGGGAAATCTCGGTGATGAAGATGAAACAAAGAGAAAACAAGCCGTGCAAAACCATTATAAGTGGATTTCTGCAGCTAATTTCTTAGGTTGTCATGCAATCCGTGTCAATGCGGCTGGAAAAGGGACTCCTGAGGAAGTGAGTAAACGTGTTGTTGAAAGTTTAACAACGCTATCTGATATTGGTAAAAAAGCGGGGATTAGCATTATTGTAGAAAACCATGGTGGTATCTCTTCACATGGTGACTGGTTGGCTAATACATTAAAAGCAGTGGGTAGTAAATATTGTGGAAGTTTACCTGATCTTGGTAATTTCTATGAGTATGATCGTTATCAAGGTGTGACGGATCTAATGCCTTATGCACATGGTGTGAGTGCCAAAACACATGATTTTGATGCCAATGGAAATGAAACGCAAATTGACTATGAGCGTATGTTGAAGATTGTTAAGAAAGCAAAATTCAAAGGTTATGTGGGGATTGAATATGAGGGAAGTAAGTTGAGCGAAGAAGAGGGTATTTTTGCTACTAAAAAATTACTGGAACGTTTGCGCCCTTTGATCTAA
- a CDS encoding MFS transporter codes for MEAIVKNNKKLIRSWAMFDWANSAYNLVITSTIFPVYYTAITTTKEHGDVVSFFGIEVVNTALSNFSLAFAYLLMSFSLPFISSYADAKGKKKQIMKFFTYVGAVACMCLFFFKLETLEIGIICFVLAAMGYIGGVLFNNSYLPLLATVDQQDKVSAQGFAYGYIGCVTLQILCFVVVLKPEWFGITDASLPARISFLMVGLWWLGFSMIPFKYLPKIEATENNTGKSFVQNVRDEFGHVIQKIKGIPEIKQFLPAFFFYAIGVQTLMIVASSFGEKILHLGAERLIATILLIQLVAILGAFLMSYLSTLFGNIKVLIVVVMIWIGICISAFYLSTPLQFYIIAALVGLVMGGIQSLSRSTYSKLIPTDIKDTTAFFSFYDVTEKVAIVIGLFSFGFIEQVTHNIRYSALVLSLFFVIGLLLLIRILVSNKS; via the coding sequence ATGGAAGCAATTGTAAAAAACAATAAGAAATTGATTCGTTCTTGGGCCATGTTCGATTGGGCCAATTCTGCTTACAACCTTGTTATTACTTCCACGATATTCCCTGTTTACTATACCGCAATTACTACAACAAAAGAGCATGGTGATGTTGTTAGTTTCTTTGGGATTGAAGTCGTCAATACCGCACTTTCCAATTTTTCTTTGGCTTTTGCCTATCTGTTGATGTCTTTTTCTTTGCCCTTTATTTCTTCGTACGCTGATGCAAAAGGAAAAAAGAAACAGATTATGAAATTCTTCACTTATGTTGGAGCAGTTGCATGTATGTGCTTATTTTTCTTCAAGCTTGAAACTTTGGAAATTGGTATCATCTGTTTTGTACTTGCAGCGATGGGGTATATTGGCGGTGTTTTGTTTAATAATTCTTATTTACCGCTTTTGGCAACTGTCGATCAACAAGATAAGGTGAGTGCGCAAGGTTTTGCTTATGGTTATATTGGATGTGTCACTTTACAGATTCTTTGTTTTGTAGTGGTTCTTAAGCCTGAATGGTTTGGTATTACAGATGCTTCACTACCGGCCCGTATATCGTTTCTAATGGTCGGATTGTGGTGGCTTGGGTTTTCAATGATTCCTTTTAAATACCTGCCTAAAATCGAAGCAACCGAGAATAACACAGGTAAGAGTTTCGTTCAGAATGTACGGGATGAATTCGGCCATGTTATCCAAAAGATCAAAGGTATTCCTGAAATAAAACAGTTTTTGCCGGCTTTTTTCTTTTATGCAATTGGTGTTCAGACTTTGATGATTGTCGCCTCTTCTTTTGGGGAGAAAATTTTGCATTTAGGCGCAGAAAGGTTGATAGCTACCATTCTTCTCATTCAACTTGTAGCTATCTTAGGTGCATTTTTAATGTCTTATTTATCTACGCTTTTTGGGAATATCAAGGTGTTGATCGTTGTGGTAATGATCTGGATCGGCATCTGTATTTCGGCCTTTTATTTATCTACTCCACTTCAGTTTTATATCATTGCTGCATTGGTCGGTTTAGTTATGGGCGGGATTCAGTCCTTATCGCGTTCAACCTATTCTAAATTAATTCCGACGGATATCAAAGATACGACTGCTTTCTTCTCTTTTTATGACGTCACAGAAAAAGTTGCCATTGTCATTGGATTATTCTCATTCGGGTTTATAGAACAGGTTACACATAATATTCGATATTCGGCATTGGTTCTTTCTTTATTTTTTGTAATTGGATTGTTACTTTTGATCCGGATATTAGTATCCAATAAATCTTAA
- a CDS encoding hemolysin family protein has protein sequence MLTEAIIILVLIILNGILSASEISIVSSRKARLQAESDKNNAAAKIALNLKESPNNFLSTVQIGITLIGILTGFFSGGSISTYLVGIFNKSSIIAPYSEQLAVIIVVFIITYFSLVLGELVPKRIGMAIPEKYAMLIAYPMNLLSKIVRPFVWLLSMSTEFIVKILNIKSSGNSVTEEEIKALVDEGVDSGVIEGIEHDIVDRLLSLGDKKAVNLMTHRKNIVFLDLEDSFEENRKIILDNDHSIYPVCEGGLDNIKGVVHVKSLLRQCLQNEPFDLRTLMLPIKFVNEFSSSYSIMNTLRTSSIHQAVVIDEYGSPQGIITLRDIVGDLVGNITESDLSARPTIRQLENGDYVVDGQYQIEDLLDEFEIGLSEEDEDEINNVTTVGGLVFLRLDHVPEEGERVRFKNLVFEVLDMDGHRIDKLLLKVEE, from the coding sequence ATGCTTACCGAAGCAATTATTATTTTAGTCCTGATTATTCTAAACGGAATACTATCGGCATCAGAAATATCCATCGTATCCAGCAGAAAGGCAAGGCTACAGGCTGAAAGCGATAAAAACAATGCGGCAGCCAAAATAGCGCTAAACCTAAAAGAATCGCCTAACAACTTTCTATCCACTGTACAAATAGGCATTACCCTTATCGGCATTCTAACCGGTTTTTTTTCTGGTGGTAGTATTTCCACATATCTAGTCGGCATATTTAATAAATCCAGTATTATAGCCCCCTATAGCGAACAGCTCGCTGTAATCATTGTCGTCTTTATCATCACCTACTTTTCGTTGGTGCTTGGTGAATTAGTCCCCAAACGTATTGGTATGGCTATTCCGGAGAAGTATGCCATGCTAATCGCTTACCCGATGAACCTGCTCAGCAAAATCGTACGACCATTTGTATGGCTACTCAGTATGTCGACAGAGTTTATTGTCAAAATACTCAATATCAAGAGTAGCGGCAATAGTGTCACGGAAGAAGAAATTAAGGCGCTAGTAGACGAAGGTGTCGACAGTGGTGTCATCGAAGGTATTGAGCACGATATCGTCGACCGTCTATTGAGTTTAGGGGACAAAAAAGCGGTCAACCTAATGACTCACCGCAAAAACATTGTTTTTTTGGATCTGGAAGATTCTTTTGAAGAAAACAGAAAGATCATACTGGACAACGATCATTCCATCTACCCGGTCTGTGAAGGTGGACTCGACAATATTAAAGGTGTTGTTCATGTAAAGTCCTTACTACGACAATGCCTCCAAAACGAACCATTTGATCTAAGAACGCTCATGTTACCCATCAAATTTGTGAACGAATTTAGCTCATCTTATAGCATCATGAATACCCTGCGCACCTCCAGTATACATCAGGCGGTTGTCATTGATGAATATGGTTCGCCACAGGGAATTATTACGTTACGGGATATCGTTGGCGATTTGGTAGGTAACATCACAGAAAGCGACCTAAGTGCCCGACCGACAATACGTCAATTGGAAAACGGCGATTATGTTGTCGACGGACAATATCAGATCGAGGACCTTTTGGATGAATTTGAAATCGGTCTTTCTGAGGAAGACGAAGATGAGATCAACAATGTAACTACTGTAGGAGGCCTAGTGTTCCTAAGATTAGATCACGTGCCCGAAGAAGGCGAACGTGTCCGATTTAAAAATCTAGTTTTCGAAGTGCTTGATATGGATGGACACCGCATCGATAAACTACTTTTGAAAGTGGAGGAATAA
- a CDS encoding peptide MFS transporter, with the protein MNQEKDQVLVAHLAKQGIDDKMVNGHPAGLFVLFFTEMWERFSYYGMRALLTLFLISSLADGGWEWSNERAMKLYGLYTGFVYLTPLIGGMIADKLTGFKKAILIGALVMTLGHLSMAFEGVNSNFFYLGLVLMILGNGMFKPNISSMVGNLYPDQSPKKDAGYTIFYMGINAGSFLGMLLCGYIGEKIGWHYGFGLAGVFMFFGMLQFYFGQKIFGIIGDSPKALQAYHEKKIKNHEEEEEVIPAHVVRDRLIVVTIFMLASVVFFLSFEQAGGSMSIFAKDYTQRVLSGSSAVTFKWIDTILTIVPIVIVTIVLTALARKIYKQYPLTILFTAVSFGIIWCLGLWKVFREIGITGSEVGASWFQILNAFFIISLASSFSKFWEKVWNPSGPVKFALGLILVGIGFAALAYGASEIPQGAKTASVSMIWLVIAYFFHSAGELCLSPVGLSYVSKLSPKKFLGLLFGCWFCASAIANFIGGFLGSYIDRITEEHSMSYFFMIFAIVPGVTALLLIIFNPLLKKMMHGIN; encoded by the coding sequence ATGAATCAAGAAAAAGATCAAGTTCTTGTAGCACATCTTGCTAAGCAGGGGATCGATGACAAGATGGTAAATGGGCATCCTGCCGGATTATTTGTGCTATTCTTTACAGAGATGTGGGAGCGGTTTAGTTACTACGGTATGCGGGCATTGTTGACCTTATTTTTAATAAGTTCCCTTGCTGATGGGGGATGGGAATGGAGTAACGAACGTGCCATGAAACTTTACGGTTTGTATACTGGTTTTGTCTATTTAACACCATTGATCGGTGGAATGATTGCGGATAAGCTAACCGGTTTTAAGAAGGCGATTTTGATAGGCGCTTTGGTAATGACATTGGGGCACCTGTCTATGGCATTTGAGGGTGTGAATTCCAATTTCTTTTATCTGGGTCTTGTGTTAATGATTTTGGGTAACGGGATGTTTAAGCCTAATATTTCTTCTATGGTGGGAAATCTTTATCCAGATCAAAGTCCTAAAAAAGATGCAGGGTATACCATATTCTACATGGGCATCAATGCCGGGTCATTTTTGGGAATGCTTCTATGTGGGTATATCGGCGAAAAAATTGGTTGGCATTATGGTTTCGGGCTTGCCGGAGTATTTATGTTCTTTGGTATGTTGCAATTCTATTTTGGACAAAAGATCTTTGGAATTATCGGAGATTCACCCAAAGCACTTCAGGCTTACCATGAAAAAAAGATCAAAAATCACGAAGAGGAGGAAGAGGTCATTCCTGCACATGTTGTCCGTGATAGGTTAATCGTTGTCACCATATTTATGTTGGCTAGTGTGGTTTTCTTTCTGTCTTTTGAACAGGCGGGCGGATCCATGTCTATCTTTGCAAAGGATTATACACAAAGGGTCCTGTCTGGAAGTTCAGCAGTGACATTTAAATGGATTGATACTATTTTGACTATTGTGCCTATCGTTATTGTGACGATCGTTTTAACAGCATTGGCTAGAAAAATATATAAACAGTATCCATTGACTATTTTATTTACCGCTGTCTCATTTGGTATCATTTGGTGCTTAGGCTTATGGAAAGTATTTCGAGAAATTGGAATAACCGGATCGGAAGTTGGAGCCTCATGGTTTCAAATATTGAATGCATTTTTTATTATTTCACTTGCATCGTCATTTAGCAAATTCTGGGAGAAGGTCTGGAATCCTTCGGGACCAGTTAAGTTTGCACTAGGTTTAATATTGGTGGGAATTGGATTTGCAGCATTAGCTTATGGGGCGAGCGAGATTCCTCAAGGAGCAAAGACAGCGTCTGTGAGTATGATTTGGTTGGTGATCGCCTATTTCTTTCATTCAGCAGGGGAGCTTTGTCTTTCACCTGTTGGCTTGTCTTATGTTAGTAAGCTTTCCCCAAAGAAATTTTTAGGGCTTCTTTTCGGTTGCTGGTTCTGTGCTTCGGCAATTGCCAATTTTATCGGTGGATTTTTAGGGTCATACATTGATCGCATTACAGAAGAACATTCGATGTCTTACTTCTTTATGATATTTGCAATAGTTCCGGGAGTTACTGCATTGTTGTTGATCATCTTTAACCCCTTATTGAAAAAAATGATGCACGGCATCAACTAA
- a CDS encoding peptide MFS transporter, with protein MNFEKNAVLETHLQKVGAEQVLVQGHPAGLFVLFFTEMWERFSYYGMRALLVNFLVSTIAQQGWGWTNSEAMKLYGLYTGMVFLTPLFGGIIADRLTGYKKSIMVGAIIMTLGHIAMALEGFNKSFFLAGLVLIVLGNGLFKPNISSMVGKLYPDKGGKKDAGYTIFYMGINGGAFLGMMLCGYIGEKIGWHYGFGLAGVFMFLGMLQFYFAQPIFGKIGNTPEKQDELTDIAGGQEENPKHIVRDRLLVIAIFMLSSIVFHLAFEQAGGSMTIFAKNYTQRVLSGEVAVLFKWLDAALTVLPIVVITGVLFVLAKKIVRKYPMIILFSSISFVIIWSLCLWKVYREYYGMNSEVTVSWFPMLNSFFIITLATSFSKIWEKVWNPSGPIKFAMGLTLVGVGFAALSIGSSEIPTGAKTASVSMIWLVLAYFFHTVGELCIGPVGLSYVSKLSPKKFLGLLFGFWFCANAIANFIGGFIGSYIDKITESHSMSYFFAVFTVIPMVAAVFLILGNKKIKKMMHGID; from the coding sequence ATGAATTTTGAAAAAAATGCTGTTCTTGAAACCCATTTGCAAAAAGTAGGGGCTGAACAAGTATTGGTACAAGGGCATCCTGCCGGCTTGTTTGTATTATTCTTCACAGAGATGTGGGAGCGTTTTAGCTATTATGGTATGCGGGCGCTGTTGGTAAATTTTCTGGTTTCTACCATTGCCCAACAAGGATGGGGTTGGACCAACTCCGAGGCCATGAAGCTTTATGGTTTGTACACCGGGATGGTGTTTTTAACGCCACTGTTCGGTGGGATTATAGCCGATCGCCTGACAGGATATAAAAAATCCATTATGGTCGGAGCTATAATTATGACGCTGGGACATATCGCTATGGCTTTAGAGGGATTTAATAAAAGCTTCTTTTTGGCGGGTTTGGTGCTGATTGTTTTGGGAAATGGATTGTTCAAACCCAATATTTCTTCGATGGTAGGGAAATTATATCCGGATAAAGGAGGTAAAAAAGATGCGGGTTATACCATCTTTTATATGGGCATCAACGGGGGAGCGTTTTTAGGAATGATGCTATGCGGTTATATTGGTGAGAAGATCGGCTGGCATTATGGTTTTGGGCTAGCCGGAGTATTTATGTTTTTGGGAATGTTGCAGTTCTATTTTGCACAACCCATTTTCGGAAAAATTGGAAATACACCCGAGAAACAAGACGAGTTAACCGATATTGCGGGTGGTCAAGAAGAAAATCCAAAGCATATTGTTCGTGATCGTTTGCTGGTAATAGCCATTTTTATGTTGTCAAGTATTGTTTTCCATTTAGCTTTTGAGCAAGCAGGTGGTTCGATGACGATCTTTGCGAAAAATTATACACAACGGGTATTGAGTGGTGAAGTGGCGGTTTTATTTAAATGGTTGGATGCTGCATTGACGGTTTTGCCGATTGTGGTAATTACCGGAGTACTGTTTGTTTTAGCAAAGAAAATCGTACGTAAATACCCTATGATCATACTTTTTTCGAGTATTTCTTTTGTGATCATTTGGTCTTTGTGTCTTTGGAAAGTTTATCGGGAATATTATGGTATGAATTCCGAAGTTACGGTATCCTGGTTTCCGATGTTAAATTCTTTCTTTATCATTACCCTGGCCACATCATTTAGTAAGATATGGGAGAAAGTGTGGAATCCTTCTGGTCCGATTAAGTTTGCAATGGGACTGACATTGGTTGGAGTCGGTTTTGCAGCTTTATCTATTGGAAGCTCTGAGATTCCTACCGGTGCAAAGACGGCCTCTGTTAGTATGATCTGGCTGGTATTGGCGTACTTTTTTCATACAGTGGGCGAATTATGTATTGGTCCGGTCGGACTTTCTTATGTCAGTAAACTATCGCCAAAAAAATTCCTGGGCTTATTGTTTGGTTTTTGGTTTTGTGCCAATGCCATAGCTAATTTTATAGGGGGCTTTATTGGGTCATATATTGATAAGATTACAGAATCTCATTCGATGTCTTACTTCTTTGCTGTGTTTACAGTGATCCCTATGGTGGCTGCTGTATTTCTTATTCTAGGCAACAAAAAAATAAAAAAGATGATGCATGGAATTGATTAA
- a CDS encoding D-alanyl-D-alanine carboxypeptidase has translation MKKILSALLLLWFVPAATFVAKAQSFEDVYQLFQESKILNDHFVGFSLYDLNANKYVMDINGNKHFTPASNTKMYTTYAALALLGDSIPGLEYVERGDSLLIWGTGDPTFLHNRLDTRVVYNFLKNTNKRIFVVPGTMKNKFFAHGWAMEDFEAYYQPEISTFPIYGNVVTFRQKGYNYLSTSPASFQNSLDFLPEPKLGDFELSRSFRANSFWMSKRPVPSGYVNEVPFIYSDSLFIKLLSDSLGKSVTLLSYQKPSNTKILYSGGTKNLIREMMLPSDNFIAEQFLMMCSWKQFGQFDTYLVRDWMKNNVYKYFSAEVAIFDGSGLSSYNKVTPQNNVDLLVVLKNKLPDEKERFRLFPAGGVDGTLKRTYSKDLGEPFVFAKTGTITSVYNQSGYLITRTGRRLAFSFMNNNYIDDRASAIRKEMAKIITYIRQTY, from the coding sequence ATGAAAAAAATTTTAAGTGCATTGTTGCTGCTTTGGTTTGTGCCGGCGGCTACTTTTGTAGCGAAGGCTCAGAGCTTTGAGGATGTTTATCAGCTATTTCAAGAGTCTAAAATATTAAATGATCATTTTGTTGGTTTTTCTTTGTACGACCTAAATGCCAATAAATATGTGATGGACATAAACGGCAATAAGCATTTTACACCGGCTTCCAATACAAAAATGTATACCACCTATGCTGCTCTAGCACTGTTGGGGGATTCAATACCTGGTTTGGAGTATGTGGAACGTGGAGACTCGCTGCTTATCTGGGGGACAGGTGATCCGACGTTTTTGCATAATCGGTTAGATACCCGGGTGGTGTACAACTTTTTGAAAAATACGAATAAACGCATTTTTGTTGTGCCAGGGACAATGAAGAATAAATTCTTTGCGCATGGTTGGGCGATGGAAGATTTTGAAGCTTATTATCAGCCTGAAATCAGTACATTTCCTATTTATGGCAATGTGGTCACTTTTCGACAAAAAGGTTATAATTATTTATCAACTTCTCCAGCTAGTTTTCAAAATTCACTGGATTTTTTGCCCGAACCTAAGTTAGGTGATTTTGAACTTTCCCGTTCATTTCGTGCAAATTCCTTTTGGATGTCCAAACGCCCCGTTCCGAGCGGCTATGTCAATGAAGTTCCATTTATCTATTCTGATAGTTTATTTATTAAATTATTGTCGGATAGTCTAGGTAAATCCGTGACCTTATTGTCTTACCAAAAACCAAGCAATACCAAGATACTCTATTCCGGTGGTACCAAAAATTTAATCCGTGAAATGATGTTGCCAAGTGATAATTTTATTGCTGAACAGTTTTTAATGATGTGTTCGTGGAAACAATTCGGTCAATTTGATACTTACTTGGTGCGGGACTGGATGAAGAATAACGTTTATAAATACTTTTCAGCTGAGGTTGCCATTTTTGATGGATCGGGCTTGTCGTCCTATAACAAGGTGACTCCGCAAAATAATGTCGATCTATTGGTCGTCTTGAAAAATAAGTTGCCGGATGAGAAGGAACGTTTTCGTCTTTTTCCGGCCGGAGGTGTAGATGGTACCCTGAAACGTACCTATAGCAAAGATCTCGGAGAACCGTTTGTTTTTGCTAAAACGGGAACGATTACATCTGTCTATAATCAAAGTGGTTATTTGATCACACGGACAGGAAGGCGCTTGGCATTTTCTTTTATGAACAATAATTATATAGATGATCGAGCAAGTGCAATTCGTAAAGAAATGGCTAAAATAATTACTTATATTCGTCAAACTTATTAA
- a CDS encoding (Fe-S)-binding protein, with amino-acid sequence MKVELFVPCFIDQLYPETAFNTVRLLEKVGCEVVYNPEQTCCGQPAYNAGFWDDAKQVGRKFLGDFSGDHVIISPSASCTGMVRHAYNDLFANSADSHQCHKIQQQVMEISDFLVNVLKKEYFGAELEGVAVYHDSCSALRECKIKEEPRKLLSKVLGLEMVEVKDSETCCGFGGSFAVKFEGISAAMAEQKVRNALDLNADYIISTDSSCLLQLQSYIDKHKLPIQTMHLVDVLTTGWGNI; translated from the coding sequence ATGAAAGTAGAACTTTTTGTTCCTTGTTTTATAGATCAGCTTTACCCTGAGACCGCTTTTAATACGGTTCGTTTATTAGAAAAGGTCGGCTGCGAGGTTGTCTATAATCCTGAGCAGACATGCTGTGGCCAGCCTGCCTATAATGCTGGATTTTGGGATGATGCAAAACAGGTCGGACGGAAGTTTTTAGGTGATTTCTCAGGAGATCATGTGATTATTTCTCCCTCTGCGTCTTGTACCGGTATGGTACGACATGCTTATAATGATTTATTCGCAAATTCGGCAGATTCCCATCAATGCCATAAAATACAGCAACAGGTTATGGAAATCTCTGATTTTTTAGTAAACGTGCTAAAAAAAGAGTATTTTGGAGCTGAGCTTGAGGGTGTTGCGGTGTACCACGATTCTTGTTCGGCTTTGCGAGAGTGCAAGATTAAAGAGGAACCACGGAAATTATTGAGTAAGGTCTTAGGTTTGGAGATGGTGGAGGTGAAAGATAGCGAGACATGTTGTGGGTTTGGGGGTAGTTTTGCCGTTAAATTCGAAGGAATATCCGCGGCAATGGCTGAGCAAAAAGTGCGCAATGCACTTGATCTGAATGCGGATTATATTATTTCCACTGATTCATCTTGTTTGCTACAGCTTCAATCTTATATCGATAAACATAAATTACCCATTCAGACGATGCACCTCGTTGATGTGTTGACTACTGGCTGGGGAAATATTTAA